A portion of the Mycobacterium paraseoulense genome contains these proteins:
- a CDS encoding cupin domain-containing protein, translating to MALKIPLATLTVAVLLAPAAYAEPAPGNSDQSPNVRTVFNQPTNVPGKSLEAVTVSYPPGARSGAHHHAKSAFIMAYVISGEIRSQVEGEPARVYDAGETWSEVPGAHHTISENASGTEPAELLAVFLIDTGDGPLTTYDNGTK from the coding sequence ATGGCCCTTAAAATACCACTTGCAACACTGACCGTTGCGGTGCTGCTCGCGCCTGCGGCGTACGCCGAGCCGGCGCCAGGGAATTCTGATCAAAGCCCGAATGTCCGAACAGTTTTCAATCAACCCACCAATGTTCCGGGAAAATCACTTGAAGCAGTGACCGTCAGCTATCCGCCCGGAGCTAGAAGCGGTGCTCACCATCATGCCAAATCGGCGTTCATCATGGCGTACGTGATCTCCGGAGAGATCCGCAGCCAAGTCGAGGGCGAGCCTGCACGCGTCTATGACGCCGGCGAGACGTGGAGTGAAGTACCCGGCGCGCACCACACGATCAGCGAAAATGCCAGCGGCACCGAACCCGCTGAATTACTCGCCGTCTTCCTGATCGATACCGGGGACGGTCCGCTCACCACCTACGACAACGGGACAAAATGA
- a CDS encoding NADP-dependent oxidoreductase, whose protein sequence is MQAITVSDRDAGIAGLSLTELPYPQAADNDVVVRVHAAGFTRGELDWPHTWIDRSGRDRTPSVPGHELSGVVVELGYGTTLLSVGQRVFGLADWARNGSLAEYVAVEARNLAPLPADIDHTVAAALPISGLAAWQGLFDHGRLAAGQTILIHGAAGGVGSIAVQLAREVGARVIGTGRTADRDRAGELGVHTFLDLETEKLEDAGEVDVVFDVIGGDILARSAALVRAGGTLVTIAEPPKTLPPDGRAVFFLVEADRAQLADLAARVRDGRIKPVVGNVLPLAEAAAAFAPGRRIPGKTILRVAED, encoded by the coding sequence ATGCAAGCCATCACTGTTTCAGACCGCGACGCCGGCATCGCCGGCCTGTCGTTGACGGAGCTGCCCTACCCCCAGGCGGCCGACAACGACGTCGTCGTGCGGGTGCACGCCGCGGGCTTCACGCGCGGCGAGCTCGACTGGCCGCACACTTGGATCGACCGTTCGGGCCGCGACCGGACACCGAGTGTGCCCGGCCACGAGCTGTCGGGCGTCGTGGTTGAGTTGGGGTACGGCACCACACTTTTGAGTGTCGGTCAGCGGGTGTTCGGGCTCGCGGACTGGGCGCGCAACGGCTCGCTCGCGGAATACGTCGCCGTGGAGGCCCGCAATCTCGCACCGCTGCCGGCGGACATCGACCATACTGTGGCCGCGGCGCTGCCGATCTCTGGATTAGCCGCCTGGCAGGGCCTATTCGACCACGGCCGCCTCGCCGCCGGACAAACGATTCTGATCCACGGTGCTGCGGGTGGGGTTGGGTCGATCGCGGTGCAACTCGCCCGCGAGGTCGGTGCGCGCGTCATCGGTACCGGCCGGACTGCCGACCGAGACCGGGCCGGGGAGCTCGGCGTCCACACCTTCCTCGATCTGGAGACCGAAAAGCTGGAGGACGCAGGCGAAGTCGACGTGGTGTTCGACGTGATCGGCGGAGACATCCTGGCCCGCTCGGCGGCTCTGGTGCGGGCCGGCGGAACGCTCGTCACGATCGCCGAGCCGCCGAAGACCTTGCCACCTGATGGGCGGGCAGTCTTCTTCCTGGTCGAAGCCGATCGCGCCCAGCTCGCCGACCTCGCCGCACGAGTACGGGATGGACGTATCAAACCGGTCGTGGGTAACGTGCTGCCACTCGCCGAAGCTGCCGCCGCATTCGCTCCGGGCAGGCGCATTCCCGGCAAGACGATTCTGCGTGTAGCCGAAGACTGA